The following DNA comes from Castor canadensis chromosome 4, mCasCan1.hap1v2, whole genome shotgun sequence.
CCACCTGCTGCAACTTGACCAAGCGTGAGTGTCTGAACAGGAGTCAAAGTTATTTGTTGGGCAGCAGTATTCTGTATTTGCAAATTCTGTAAGTTCTGGACCCCTTGTACTTGAAATGTTTGCCAAGTTATCTGTCCAGAAGGGGTCACTGTCTGTGCCTGAATTAGAAAGGTTCCAGGATTCAGCTGCAACTGAAGATTTTGCAAAGCCTGTTGTGATATATTTTGACCACTGGCTTGCACACCATGGATTGTCTGTGGTGTAATACCTTGCACAATTTGGGCTTGACTGGTTGGCTGCTGAGACTCTTGAAGTTGTAGATGTTGTACAACAGGCTGTGCTGTAGAAACCTGAATATTCTGAGCCTGTGTCTCTTCAGAAACAGGCGACTGGATATAATTTCCCTGAAGATCTGAAGAATGGACTTGTCCACTAGAAGTAGTCAAGCTATTTGTGTTTTGTTGTAATATACCTGTACTATCTATCGTAACAGGCAACTGTGATGAAGAGGATGTTGGCACAAATAAATCTGTATCAGTATTAGTTTCATTAATATCAGGAGAAACCCGCTCACCAGTCCTTTCTGAATTGTCTGAACTATCCATAGCTTGTCCTGTGTTTATCAAATGTCCATCGGCATTAATGCCTGCAGTCATTGTCTGAGAACTGCCCGAGAGTCCCAAAGAATCTAGATCGACACTATTGATTGGTACAAAGGTAATATTTCCTGGCAGACCAAGAGGCACATTAGCAACTACTTGGGTTTGGCCAGGAAAAGATGAACCACCAATCGCAACTCCCTGAACCTGGACTTGACCAGTCTGTGGTAtgagattctggatattagcagGAGGTGTTCCAGAGGCAAGTAAGGTTTGATTAGAGCCAGGAATGATCTGAATTTGACTACTTTCTTGATTTACACCCCCATTGTCTGAAGAGCCTGTAAAACCAATCTGAACCTGCTGACCATCTGTTGACTGAATCTGTGGTATTACTTGATATTGAACATTGGACACTGTACCATTTGATGAATCTGATCCTGGTGCAACTGAAAATATTTGCTGATTCTGCAAATTCTGAAGGGGAAGGACATACTGCCCACTTGAAGTAGCAGCACTTGGAATCTGTACTAGATTACCAGCTTCATCTTTTATAGTTGTAGGTGTGGCTGACAAAACCTCCCATCGGTTTGGTGCTCCTCCTAATTGTGCAGAAGCCAAATCACCTGTCTGAacgaagaaaacaaaaatgtgatatatttgtgACATGTTTAAAccaattctcaaaaaaataacctcTCAACTACTATAAATCCTACtacctgaaaatgaaaatgaaagtaattttaaCAATACAACATAAGGTAAAATACTATACAAACTATAATAATTAATCACTTCCAGTTGTTAGTTACTGCAAAAGTTAAATAACCCAACCTATTTAAACAAGACAAGTTGTCTTGGTCAGAATATTCTAGATTACTTGTTTTACAACCACACACTGATTTTTTGGGGGTTGAGGGGTGGCAGGggctcactatgttgcccagactggttttgaactcatgcaTTCaagggatccttctgcctcccagCCTCCCGAagagctgggactataggtgtgtgccaccacagctAGTTACACAAACTAATCTTGTAATCCCTGTTCTATAATCACTAATCttgtacagtttttaaaagaagatgaAGGTAATCACACAAGATTATGAACAGTTCAAACCAAACATACCTCAACTACTGGAGAAAGTTCAGAACGTatatgaaacccactaaaaatagGACTAAATCAGGTACACTATATTTgtgtacaaaaaaagaaacattagctCAGTGTTAAGTCATAAAGTTAGAAAAGATTTATATACTGCTGCTATAAGCCATAAATCAAACAATTAACGTTGCCaaacactttatttttctcatgaactatttaaaaaggaggaaaaaaatgaggcCTTAAAAGTACTTATTGAGGAAAGGTTATTGTCCTCTGGCCACATAGCAGGTAGCCCCACTGAAAAGTTTTTCTAGAAtctaaaaacaggaagaaatagaCTATGGCTTTACCTGCTATTCTAAGATTGCAGTAGAATGACAGATATGAATGTCTGGCATTCTGTGACCTGCTAGAATCTGAGGTATCATCCCATAGTTTCTGGATTGGGCAGGACTGGAAAAATGCCCATGTAGGAagacaaaaagcaacaaaatccTGTATGTCGATGTCAAAgggtagttttctttttctaagggAATAATAGTAATATCTAAcatttcaagtttttcttttatatgcaTAATCACAGTTACCAAATGGCCAAGACAGGATTTATACTAAAGCTAAGCGTAACTTTAGAACATAGACCCTTTAAGTACAATGACTCTGGGAATAAGACCTTACATGATTTACTTATCAAAATAAAGCCATGTTTATTCCACTTACTTCTAGATGTATTGGTGGTTTCTGTAACTCAACATTTAACTAAACAAGGTGAACTTACAAGCATATCTACCCTAGCAATGTCAAAATAGGATATATGACCTGGCTTCAAAGGAACGTTGAATTCTCTAAAACAGCATATCCACTTTTTGACAAATTACAATTTAAGGAAGAGGGCAGATCCCTAGGGTTTCAGCATATTCTCAAAGGGGTCTGTGACCACAAAAGAGGTTAAGACAAATACTGTTCTAACAAATAACTTCATGAAATCTAGCGCAAATATTAAACCAAGACATCTtaaatttcttaaagaaattcACTACCTATGTTTTCATAAAATTGAGAAGTTTATAGTTCAAAGGATGAACCACAGTTCATCCTTGACTCAATAATCATTTGAAATTTATCTGCCAAAATGAACTAAACATACGAGTAAACAATACAATCCCTACCCTCAAAAGGGTCTATCCAAGCAAACATTGACATACATGCTGTGAAAAGTGGCATATTCTTACCATATCATCAAAACACTATGTGGTAACATAGATTGGGGGAAAAAAGATTTCACATAAAagatatttgaaataatatttgaataaaacataaaatttcagtGATCAGTTAGAACGGGAGGCATTCATAAAGGTATAGAAGTAATAGaatcacaaacaaaaagaaaccccatGCAGTTTGGAGTTCAAGAAAAGATCCAAAAGGCCCTTATTTCTAGTCAAAATGGGAACAGGACTAGACATTTTCATCAAGGCTTATAAATGGCTTTGTAGATCCCACTGAATTGTTTGGACTTTATCCTACAGATAGTGAATGAAAGCTATAAAAGGTTTATAAGCAAGTGAGTGGTGCAATCACATCTGTATTTTATAAAGATAAACTAAGGCCCAGTGAAGGAAACAGGCAGAAGAAACTAAGGGCAGAAAAACTAGATCCAGTACAAATCTCTAGACCTGAACTAAAATACAAACACTTAAAACTTATTAAccttaaatttcaaaatgaaacacCACACATTAAAGTCACCTATCTGGTATTGAAATTACAATCAGAAATGATTTTTCCTAACATTATAGTAAcaatttctcatttcatttttttggcatTTTAAGCAAACTAAAGATTTAAAACctatactttaaaattaaatctgCACAAAAGTATGTCTAGATTACTCTTCaacagaaaatttttttctggCCAACATTGAATTTGCAAACATTCAACTTTTATAAAAGGATTTAATATCTTTTATGAAAATATCTAAGTATCTTCTACATAAACTAATTTTACAATActggcattttcttctttctttaaaaaaaaaagtcaaatttatggcatctaaagtttcttttttttaacaaaacagtAACAAAGCAGATTCAGCCATGAATGAACAGCTTTTTGTCAAAATTCCTTGAAAACAAATACAACTACTCAAATGACAAGTCTGAGTAAATATTGCCCAAGTCATCCCTCTCCagagctaaataaaaataaactgtagTACCATTTTCCCTAGCAATGCAGACcactaaaagaaggaaaaaaaatctgtaaatctAACACAAATGATATATACTGAACTTCTATGAATAAACCTAAGGTGAAaggcatgttaaaaaaaaaaaaatctaaggccaggcatagtggcacacacctgtaaattCTAGCACTCAAAagatgaggcaggaaaatcaagtACTAGGCCATCTTGGGGTAAGCAAGACCctggaccttgtctcaaaaaaaaaaaaaaaaactataaagcactgccATCCCAAGATGTCACTGTAATTACTAAGATGACAACAGATTTGAAAAACATCCTTTAGATACCCAGTACAATTCTTGGCGCAGAAGATCAATATACATTTGTGAATGAATAAAGGTATTTTAGCTTAaaaatcactgtaaagaaaatgaTTAAGAAGACATGGGATGATAAAAATGGAATAAACTGATTTTGATGTTTGAGACtcctaaaacaaaattttaagccCATCTCCCTAATTCCACAACGAATAAATTCCAGATACTTCAAAACTACAGTCTTAAGTCCATTAATTTGTAAAAGATTCATCAGCAATATACCAATGAAAGGAAGTACATTAAATATCAAATAGAAAGGAATAAATTAGAAAGTCATGTGAcaccaaaaaagttttaaaaatgttaaggCTACTGGAAACACCatagaaacaaagacataaaaacaCAATCCTCTAAattcacaaacaaaaagaaaaatccaccaGTGTTTTTCTCAGTAACTCTAACATTTTATTGAATAACAAAACATCATCTAACATGAAGGCTGGCATTGTTATAAAAAACTATAAGCTATCATTGAAGGCATGATAACGCTCCCTCCATACATAAACACATAACCCATAAGGTGAAAAGCTAAAGTGGAATCAAACTAAAAGCATTCTTAGGTAAATACTgtcgtaaaattaaaatcttcaagaaaacaGTAGAACTCAAACCAACCTCATTAGTTAAAATGACTGtattgttttgtggtgctggtgatggaacATAGGACctagcacatgctaagcaagcaagcattctaccactgagctacatcctagtaTTATactaaaatggcaaaaaaaataataaagtcccTTTTCTTCAAATAAGCTATTGTTCACTGTTTTACTTCATCAACGTGTATCTGCTAAACTAAGACACTAACTTTACACCAAAGATCAGGCAATGACTTTCATAATATTTACTTGTTCAGCTTATTTTACTgaagtacaaataaaataaattaataatccaCAAGTTCATACATGCAAGTTGGAAAAGCTAATTCTTGCATAAAAGTCTActcttttctagttcctgatttatTACTAAAATTTAACCATACAACTTTTAGTAAAAGTACAAAGGAGCCTTGCTATAATACCATCTTTGGGAGTCAATGTTGTGGTAGGTACATTATAGGTCAGACTACTTCCTGATTGGACTTCTTCAGCACTGTACTAAAGGTAACCAAACAATGTTGGTCAGGATCTTCTTTTATAACAAATTCCAAAATTTAAAGCCAATCTTCAGTGGAGGTAATTGGCTTTTCAAGGCCTTTCAATCTTGAAACACCAGAAGTTAAACTGGCATAAAGTTTAACTGTATGTGTGTATTTCCACTTGATTTCAAACACAATACTATATGCAATATGGTATCCTGGATTAGAGCCTGAGTCAGAAAATGGACATTAGTGGAAAAACTGGCAAAATCCAAATAAAGTCTGTAAGTTACTTTAATAGTATCAGACTAATGTTAATTTCCTAGTATTGACAAACATACCAAGGATATGTTAACATTAGGGGAAGCTGGGTGAAGGGTACAAGGTGGCTTTAGTTCTGTATTTCCAACTTtcctataaatctaaaattattccacggtttttaaaaaacacaactaCAAAAAATTCTGTAGCCCTCTCATGATTTCCAGTAATTTGAGTTAATTAAAATAAGGTACATTatctaattctgtttttaaatagaaaaaaagaccCAGGAACTCATCTGAATCATTTTCTGAgatgtactgaaaaaaaaaatctgaaattcacCTTTAGGCTGGAAAAACACCCACCACCATAATGTAATAGTAtaatgcaataataaaaaagctGGTCTTACAACTCTACTCAAAGTGAGAACTTTGCAAACAGGTAGGACGTTTGAGGTTTCCCaagcaaaattttcattttcattttattttgattgaCAAGTTATGAGGTGCCTGATAAATACCAGATTTCTTAAAATGATTCTAGTTCATGTTCATCTGGTGGGAAATGTATTGTCAATGGTAATCTGGTAATTCAAAGGATTTAAAGAAGCCTGGAAACGATTCTATACAACTAAATGGCCACAACTGGCTATGGTGGGAAGGAGTATTCTAGTCCTGGGTGTAAGACTAACATATATGACATTAGACACAGAAGTTCCTCCTTCATTGCTTACCCATCTGTAAGCTGATATCTAAACCAAGTAAATTACGTTAGAAGAGaaattttgttctatttcaaatgtaaaaaaagaagtagaaatctgtttttcaattttacttgTGCAGTGCTTTATTAAAATAACTAGTCAATTTATTTTGGCACTTTGGAGGTGGAAGGATAGACTAAAAGGGTTTACAAATCcctaaatttgtttaaaaataacaatgcttCTCAAACATAATTTGATGCTTTTACATTTTAATCTACTTACAAAAACACATTAGAACTACTCACAACCCCATAGTATAGTTTTAAACtacatatttacaaataaaatgactTAACCATTAACTTTTAATGCTTAGACATATTAAGAATTTGCTTTACCATGTCAAACTCTGCTGATTGTAGTGACTAACCAAGTATCAGTACACAAGCTAGTTCCTGTAACCACCTCAAAAAAGATGACTGAGAAGGCTTTCCATTATTCGAACAGGTGAACAGTTCTTCACTTCAAGCTAAACGGCACCAGTCCAAACAAATGTAAACTTCGCCATTTAACAGTCTACAACCTGTGCCTAACTTCGTATTAAGCCCTGAAGTAACAGTGCCATCTCCGCCCCCCCCCACTCTCAACACTTCCAAAAGAATCCCCCCACACCTAATAGCCTAGCATCGTAATAACATGAAACAGTTTTGCCGACTAAACTCCATGGTACAATTCCTTACATTACTCTTCTTTCTGGCGCTGGTCCTGGGGCTCAATTTCCAAACCTGCAGCGTTGTCTAAGTCCCTGCTAACTTGGACAGTCTCCGGACTTGGGAACTCAGTGCGAACGCGCGGCAATGTGAAGAGCAGCCCCCGCACTCTGGCCGGCGGGCTCCGCCGAGCGCGCCCGTatgtctgcctgcctgcctgcctgcctgccggTCTGTCTGGCCTGCTCAGTCAGGCTCAGACCCACCACGCGCTCCGGCGGCCGAGCGGGGCCGAGCGGGGCCGAGCGGAGGAAGGAGGCTCACCCCAACACCCGCGACTCCAACATCCATTTTGCAGCCCCCGCCCTCTCCGACTTCATTTTGTGCAGGCGCTGCGCGAGCACCGCCGTGACAATTTAGGAACGCCTGGACCCGCTGGGGACCCCCTCGGGGATCCCCGGGGCAGGACCGGGAGCGCGCGGGCCGGCCGGGCGGCCTgctggcgggcgggcgggcgcgcgCGGGCCCGGGATGGCGGGCGCGGGCCTCGGCGGGCGGGCGGGCCGCGCGCGGGACTTACCGctccggcggcggcggcgggagccCCGGCGGCGGCCGCCTCCTCGTCGTCGTCGCCCGGCGATGGCGGCCCTATCTTGCTGCAGGTAGCGGCCAACAGAGCGAGCGGTGACGGCTGAGTGTCCTACCCCCGAGGGGCGGGTtcagagagggagacagggaggggtgGCGGTTAGGGCCGTCGCTCGCACAGGAAGTGGGCCCGGGCCTCGCCTGGCCCGGCGTGGCGGCGCCCGGCCCgcgctctcctcctcctcctcctcctcctgttcgGCTCGTCCTcccgctcgctcgctcgctctctcGCCCGCCCGCCCCGGCCCGCGCGCCGGGCCTCCCCTCGGCCGGAACCCACCCCGGGAGGGCGCGCACACTCGCACTCCAACACGCACAAAAAGGCGGCAGGCGGCGGGCGGGGCGGCGCGGGCGGGGTCGAGCGTTGGCGCCTCGGGCGGGCAGCTcccggggcgggggaggggagggacggagggagggagggaggggagaggcgaGGGGAGGAGAAAGCGGCGCGAGGGGGAGCCGGCCGGGCTCCGCCGCTCCTCACctgggccgccgccgccgccgccgcgccgtttccatgctgctgctgctgctgcagataCTCGCCgtggccgccgccgccgccgctgtcCACGTCCAAGGCAGCCATTTCCTCTTGTTTCACGGGCTTTTCGGGAGCTGCAGGCACAGCGcggggggggagggggtgaggagggggaggggaggaaggcgggtggaggagagggagggggcccgCGGGCCGCGGCGAGATCACTCTGAGCCCGGCCCAggccccatcccctcccccacccgccCCCCGGCGGCGCGGCGGCTCCCTCCGCCCCTCCTGCTGCTGCCCCCGCCCGCCGCGGCTGtaaccctcctcctcctcctccccgcgctgcccctgccccctctcctctcctctcctctcctcccctttcccttcgCGGCGCTCGCTCCTCTCGCACCGTCAGTCACTCACACTCGCCCGCCCGCCGCCCGCGCCCGCACACAGGGGGATGCGCTCCCGGTGGACCGGACTGGGCCGCCCGCCCCGGGCCCGGCGGAAAGACGGCGTGGCTGGGGCTGGAGGGCTGGACGGTGGCTggcggggaggggaggaaaggaagggagtgcGGCTTTCTGCCTCTCACAGACACTCGGTCGCACACTCGGGGCCGAGAACCGGCGGCCCCGGGCTGGCTGTGgtcggcagcggcggcggcggaggcAGCAAGGGTTGCTCTCTCTCGGCTTTACGTACCGGTCATAGTGTGTTTAGGGCACCTCAGGCGGGGCTCCCCGCCGCCTTACACATGGTGAGGAGcgaaggcggcggcggcgggagaGGATGCGGGAAGCGGCGGCGGACACGGCCGGAGCGGTccggggatttttttttcctattttgattGACTGTGCGGGAAACACAAAAGGTGGAGCCTCCAGCCCAAAAGGGGGGAAGAGGGTGACAGCCCGCCCGGAAGTCCCGCCCCTCTTCTCCGTGCTCATTTGTCGCCACGTTCTCCGTCGGCAGTGCTCATTGGTCCGGACGCCTGTCTGTCGCGTGGCCAGGCGGCGCGCTTCCTGTTTGCCCCCCCGGGTGGAAGGGGAGAGACAATGAGCGGCCGTGGCAGCGTAGGTTCCCAAGAGCGGCAGCGGCTCGCCCGTAACCCCGCTGTGCCTGCCTTGCTCGCCGGCTGCGCTGCCAGGCCCTAGGCGAAGGCCTTCTCCACCTCGCTGTGTCTTGGAGCAGGCCCCACTGAGCTGCCGGGGAGCCAAGCAGGGGAGGAAACCCATCCCCGGTGTCTCCGGCTCCGCTCGACGTTTCCTCCATCCCCTCGGTAGACTCTCCCCAGGGCCTCGTGCGCTCGGAGCTGCCGCTTCCCTGCACTGCCAGGAGGCCGCCGCCGCTCAGCCCTGGGGCTGCTGCTGCGGCCGCTGCTGCTACTGAGCGAAGCAGACCCGCCCCGCGAGCCCGGGGGGAGGGAGCTGGTATTGGGGGGAGACACCCCCTCCGAGGCTGGAGGAGGATTTTCTCTCACATTCAGCTCCGACTCACGGTCGGAGCCATCTCgctcccagcccccagccccagctTCCCGCGGTCTCCCACGTCGATGCACCCTGGAGGCAGGTACTTAGAGCCAGTAAGAAAGCCTAGTCACCTCAATGGAGGAGAGCTTCAGTTCTGGCCCAGGGCACCAAAACAGacttaaagtatattttattttacccaTGTTCAATGAGGCAGACTCCTTTAAAAGACAAAGTCTAATATCATTTTGCTGCGCACACATTATTCCGTTTTTAATCCTCTTGATAGCAAGTCAACATCTCCTGAAAAAGCCCGTCCACAGTTGccaacatttttaaaatagtgaatCTCACGGAAGTGTCGTTCCTCCCcccgccgccccccccccccccacctttggAACATTTAGTTATACTTTAAATCTGTTTTCACTTACTGGGTTAACACCCCTTATTTCTTTGGCATCCTCAATATCTTGCTGTCATCCTGGGGCGAAATGCTCAGATTTTATGTGTACTGCCAAGTAAGAGACATCTCTGCCTATTACCTTTAGATGTGGTTGCCAAGAAAGAGGTTACATTCAAGCAGTGGAAAAAAGTGTTCACAATACCCCTTCTATCAGAAGTCTGATTCAAACAGGATTTAGTGTTCCAATTATAATTGTTAAATTTTGTGTAATAAATGAGGTGCTGGGGGATGAGGTTGTGAAGTCCAAGCCCTTGAACTAGATTTTATGTGtactaaaaaaaattcttaattcatttgCAAGAGACTGAGTTTGCATCTCAGTTccaaaatacttatttttgcCAACTATGCTCATAATTGTGCAAAGGATCAAGGTACTAGGGAACTGACCTTAAAAACCCAAACTCGAAATTCTAAGTTTAAGAATAGAATTCATCTCTCCTAATAGTGATTTGATCTTACATTTAGCTAGAAGAATCACTTTAGAAGTTGAATAATACAAATTCTGTAccattttacacttttttttttttgcacttaaatttttaaaggaaaaaatgtcataGAATAAGCTGATGGGTAGCAAGAGGGATGAATGGATTGAGGAACAGGGCTGAGGTGAAAAACAGCAGAATGGGAAAGTGGGAGCCACTCTTTATCCTTACCTGGATACGTTGGATAGAGGGTAGCTCATTCCCTGAAAGGGGTATTTCAAgaattttcagggtttttttttttttttccagtagtatGGATTTGTTGATGTTTTATGTCCTTTTTGCAACGGGTTAGTCCAGTCACCATAGAAAGCAAAGTACTTGGCCATGGAAATTAAATTCATCTCTTCATTGATGGTAATTGCCAAGTGACATGAAgaaattgttttcaatttttttggtccATAGACCATTGTGACATGCGAAAACACTTCTGATTTTtctgggaagaagaaaataacacGCCTGAACTAACCTGCTTTAATGCAAGGCTCTTAGAAGGGATACATACAGCAAAAGTATCACTCACTATGACAGATTCAGAGAACCTTCTCAGACCACACTTGTAAGAGTTACTGCTGTGAACTATCTTAAGATGGTTGAAAATGAGGATAGTCTCTTGTATCTTTTTCTTAACTATTGGAGTGCTTCTGTCAGAGCTTGAATT
Coding sequences within:
- the Sp3 gene encoding transcription factor Sp3 isoform X2 gives rise to the protein MTAPEKPVKQEEMAALDVDSGGGGGHGEYLQQQQQHGNGAAAAAAAQTGDLASAQLGGAPNRWEVLSATPTTIKDEAGNLVQIPSAATSSGQYVLPLQNLQNQQIFSVAPGSDSSNGTVSNVQYQVIPQIQSTDGQQVQIGFTGSSDNGGVNQESSQIQIIPGSNQTLLASGTPPANIQNLIPQTGQVQVQGVAIGGSSFPGQTQVVANVPLGLPGNITFVPINSVDLDSLGLSGSSQTMTAGINADGHLINTGQAMDSSDNSERTGERVSPDINETNTDTDLFVPTSSSSQLPVTIDSTGILQQNTNSLTTSSGQVHSSDLQGNYIQSPVSEETQAQNIQVSTAQPVVQHLQLQESQQPTSQAQIVQGITPQTIHGVQASGQNISQQALQNLQLQLNPGTFLIQAQTVTPSGQITWQTFQVQGVQNLQNLQIQNTAAQQITLTPVQTLTLGQVAAGGALTSTPVSLSTGQLPNLQTVTVNSIDSTGIQLHPGENADSPADIRIKEEEPDPEEWQLSGDSTLNTNDLTHLRVQVVDEEGDQQHQEGKRLRRVACTCPNCKEGGGRGTNLGKKKQHICHIPGCGKVYGKTSHLRAHLRWHSGERPFICNWMFCGKRFTRSDELQRHRRTHTGEKKFVCPECSKRFMRSDHLAKHIKTHQNKKVIHSSSTVLASVEAGRDDTLITAGGTTLILANIQQGSVSGIGTVNTSATSNQDILTNTEIPLQLVTVSGNETME
- the Sp3 gene encoding transcription factor Sp3 isoform X1 — its product is MTAPEKPVKQEEMAALDVDSGGGGGHGEYLQQQQQHGNGAAAAAAAQDTQPSPLALLAATCSKIGPPSPGDDDEEAAAAGAPAAAAGATGDLASAQLGGAPNRWEVLSATPTTIKDEAGNLVQIPSAATSSGQYVLPLQNLQNQQIFSVAPGSDSSNGTVSNVQYQVIPQIQSTDGQQVQIGFTGSSDNGGVNQESSQIQIIPGSNQTLLASGTPPANIQNLIPQTGQVQVQGVAIGGSSFPGQTQVVANVPLGLPGNITFVPINSVDLDSLGLSGSSQTMTAGINADGHLINTGQAMDSSDNSERTGERVSPDINETNTDTDLFVPTSSSSQLPVTIDSTGILQQNTNSLTTSSGQVHSSDLQGNYIQSPVSEETQAQNIQVSTAQPVVQHLQLQESQQPTSQAQIVQGITPQTIHGVQASGQNISQQALQNLQLQLNPGTFLIQAQTVTPSGQITWQTFQVQGVQNLQNLQIQNTAAQQITLTPVQTLTLGQVAAGGALTSTPVSLSTGQLPNLQTVTVNSIDSTGIQLHPGENADSPADIRIKEEEPDPEEWQLSGDSTLNTNDLTHLRVQVVDEEGDQQHQEGKRLRRVACTCPNCKEGGGRGTNLGKKKQHICHIPGCGKVYGKTSHLRAHLRWHSGERPFICNWMFCGKRFTRSDELQRHRRTHTGEKKFVCPECSKRFMRSDHLAKHIKTHQNKKVIHSSSTVLASVEAGRDDTLITAGGTTLILANIQQGSVSGIGTVNTSATSNQDILTNTEIPLQLVTVSGNETME